In the genome of Epinephelus moara isolate mb chromosome 14, YSFRI_EMoa_1.0, whole genome shotgun sequence, the window ttaattgcGCCTTTCAGGCAACCCAGGTACGCATTACACatatggaaaaaacaaacaacataagaaCAGAGAATAGTAGTAGGAACTGTCAAGCCACTTGAATAAgatttcttttaatattttgtctctttgtaaaTCTAAAACAAACTTAACTTTTATAATCCATTTCCACACTGAGTCCAGTGCAATAACAGCATTTTTCTGTATGTTTCCCATCAGTGAATCGTCCATATCACCACTGAAATGCCTCTGCCAAAGATCACACGTCTCCCCTCAGCGAGGCTGCTGAGCTCCGTACACCATCaccagctgctcctcctcccctccatcaCTCCTCTCAGCGTGCCCAGAAGAGCTGTGAGTCAGGGTGAATACAGACGACCCGGCCAGCCCAAAGAACACAAGTTCCCATGGCAGGGGATTAACTTTAGCTTCACAAAGGGTTTGGAAGGAATAAAGAAGAATTTCACGCTGCTGAAGAAGGAGTTTACCAACCCATGGATCGGTCCGGAGGGTAAACCGATTCTTGAGCACATGTTAGAGCAGAACAGAGTGATATGGGAGTTCAGGGGTCCGGAGAGCCTGGAGCAGTGGACGGTGTCCTCGGATCATGAGATAGGAGGTCAAAGTGAAGCTTTCTTGAAGCTTGGCAGAAACAATAATACCTGTTTTCTGTACGGGACTCTGAGCTCTGCTCCTCCAAAAGATGGA includes:
- the ndufaf1 gene encoding complex I intermediate-associated protein 30, mitochondrial; amino-acid sequence: MPLPKITRLPSARLLSSVHHHQLLLLPSITPLSVPRRAVSQGEYRRPGQPKEHKFPWQGINFSFTKGLEGIKKNFTLLKKEFTNPWIGPEGKPILEHMLEQNRVIWEFRGPESLEQWTVSSDHEIGGQSEAFLKLGRNNNTCFLYGTLSSAPPKDGETRYSGYCTMRSKQQLMSFDRKKHYDWSSFNTLHLRVRGDGRPWMINIATETYFSHQKDDLYNYFLYTRGGPYWQDVKIPFSKFFLTSRGRIQDDQHPLWLDKVNTIGFTLGDKADGPFQLEIDFIGVCKDYAHTEESAYEVYKRNPEV